One stretch of Gadus morhua unplaced genomic scaffold, gadMor3.0, whole genome shotgun sequence DNA includes these proteins:
- the LOC115538266 gene encoding uncharacterized protein LOC115538266 isoform X2, whose product MDFNVNSDFQLNLLWKKRGTEIIVATLPSQVKGRSLFIHHTDLRCLRPHLWLTGEIIQGLLHLSAFTYNVVDTIYLMDYYTAGVLLFGDRATTRRHTLPKVNFDNFDGILSFVHVNKNHWNMLYIHAKSGTVYQMDPSPASSELEDSTHAAQRLQEYLKIRKHQGKTDWVDVKWKGGVMPHPVQMDGCSCGVIVVEMARAVMEAFPEFPKMNFSTKRRAMEEARRDMALQVLESSVFDEETCSMCGADKPPGQAPPVTDWIQCDNCDRWFHNLCLNMDQNKLKELKKRQWLCVLCR is encoded by the exons ATGGATTTCAATGTTAATTCTGACTTTCAGTTAAACTTGCTGTGGAAAAAGAGGGGAACAGAGATAATTGTTGCAACCCTGCCATCCCAAGTGAAGGGTCGGAGCCTCTTCATCCACCACACTGATCTACGGTGTCTACGACCCCACCTGTGGTTGACAGGAGAG ATAATTCAGGGATTGCTGCATCTCAGTGCCTTCACGTACAACGTGGTGGACACCATTTACCTAATGGATTATTACACCGCAGGTGTACTTTTATTTGGTGACAGAGCTACTACACGTCGCCACACTTTACCTAAG GTAAACTTCGATAACTTTGACGGAATCCTGTCATTTGTCCACGTGAACAAAAATCACTGGAACATGCTG tacattcatgcaaagtcTGGTACTGTGTACCAAATGGATCCCTCACCAGCATCCTCTGAGCTTGAGGACTCTACCCATGCGGCTCAGAGACTACA GGAATACTTGAAGATTAGAAAACATCAGGGGAAAACTGACTGGGTGGATGTGAAGTGGAAAGGAGGAGTGATGCCCCACCCAGTGCAAATGGATGGTTGCAGCTGTGGTGTCATTGTTGTTGAA ATGGCCAGAGCAGTGATGGAAGCCTTCCCTGAGTTCCCCAAAATGAACTTCTCAACAAAAAGGAGAGCCATGGAAGAGGCGAGGAGAGATATGGCTCTCCAAGTCCTTGAATCATCAG TCTTTGATGAGGAGACTTGTTCGATGTGTGGAGCTGACAAGCCCCCTGGACAAGCACCTCCCGTTACAGACTGG ATCCAGTGTGATAATTGTGACCGGTGGTTCCATAACCTTTGCTTGAACATGGACCAAAATAAGTTAAAGGAACTCAAGAAAAGGCAATGGCTGTGTGTTTTATGCCGATGA
- the LOC115538266 gene encoding uncharacterized protein LOC115538266 isoform X1 produces MNLEKATHRAHWPLSTKILEHVTAGKKKSPYLRATAKCTFEGCEAVYTFTRKGPPKYNAKKITVMVTRFGEVKHLKSQRKCRPARYLRRGKIAKAVKSGVSNCYYELLKNTPVEEIMAGNITRSLTKDVLKIISYEIRSVARLHNDQLLELMLTQRIIRESGRQTRHASSNGYLQLLQIDPFATHLYTDAGLQILAEHLRGPMPTTLYLDATGGVVQKVPHQSKRVLYYALVLPGMGKDKPPLPVAEFVTNSHSVPSISHWLMEFNRRLSHITGRKIAQIETDYSWALMNSVLISFNHEDVSAYLCRAFEIVSGQLKVIPKFTVLHLCSAHILKAVSQAFGRTTSDRGIKEYATYSFAYLLNCTSLPEALEVFYHMCVLFDAEQHTDSINTSERYLNGCILQSQHMDIEETQEGSRICDSSDPSNGILARSPFMQAFDLRREQATCDVLSDEEADKNNNYHCPGIINVLLKTYMGIFPLWSGVLLADLSRHSKGSITRGTGCKTRETNCHVELWFRLVKHSILCKRKYLRPAEFVSKMFASVQGRYVEHVIQQSLPIDVLQRNLQSSVKLEDDPEEQWCKRDTSSGSSKRKSKYFNPPKNIPNPKTKTKSKKIIKVEQNQRVEDAQLNLLWKKRGTEIIVATLPSQVKGRSLFIHHTDLRCLRPHLWLTGEIIQGLLHLSAFTYNVVDTIYLMDYYTAGVLLFGDRATTRRHTLPKVNFDNFDGILSFVHVNKNHWNMLYIHAKSGTVYQMDPSPASSELEDSTHAAQRLQEYLKIRKHQGKTDWVDVKWKGGVMPHPVQMDGCSCGVIVVEMARAVMEAFPEFPKMNFSTKRRAMEEARRDMALQVLESSVFDEETCSMCGADKPPGQAPPVTDWIQCDNCDRWFHNLCLNMDQNKLKELKKRQWLCVLCR; encoded by the exons AACACGTGACAgccggaaaaaaaaaatcaccataCCTCCGCGCCACAGCCAAGTGCACGTTTGAAGGTTGTGAGGCGGTTTACACTTTCACCAGGAAAGGCCCACCAAAATACAACGCAAAAAAGATTACTGTCATGGTGACACGGTTTGGGGAAGTCAAACACCTTAAGTCTCAGAGAAAATGTAGGCCTGCAAGATACCTCAGGAGAGGAAAAATAGCAAAAGCAGTAAAAAGTGGTGTGAGCAACTGCTATTACGAATTGCTGAAAAACACACCTGTGGAGGAGATCATGGCTGGTAACATAACCAGAAGCCTCACAAAAGACGTGTTAAAAATCATATCTTACGAGATCAGAAGCGTTGCAAGGCTTCACAATGACCAATTGTTGGAGCTAATGCTCACTCAGAGGATTATCAGAGAGAGTGGTCGGCAAACTCGGCATGCATCATCGAACGGCTATCTGCAGCTCCTCCAGATTGACCCTTTTGCAACCCACTTATACACTGATGCGGGCCTGCAAATTTTGGCTGAACATTTGAGAGGACCCATGCCCACTACCCTATACCTCGATGCAACAGGTGGGGTAGTTCAGAAAGTACCCCATCAGTCAAAAAGAGTTCTCTATTATGCCCTGGTTCTGCCTGGAATGGGCAAGGACAAGCCGCCTTTGCCAGTCGCGGAGTTCGTGACTAACAGCCATAGTGTTCCATCAATATCGCACTGGCTTATGGAGTTCAATAGGAGGCTGTCCCACATTACCGGGAGAAAAATTGCACAAATAGAGACAGATTACAGCTGGGCGTTGATGAACAGTGTGCTCATCTCTTTTAACCACGAGGATGTCTCTGCATACCTTTGCAGAGCATTCGAAATTGTGTCGGGACAACTCAAAGTCATTCCAAAATTCACTGTGCTCCATTTGTGCTCTGCACATATACTTAAGGCAGTCTCCCAGGCCTTTGGGAGAACAACCAGTGACAGAGGCATAAAGGAGTATGCAACATACAGTTTTGCATACCTGCTGAACTGTACAAGCTTGCCAGAAGCACTTGAGGTTTTCTACCAcatgtgtgtgctgtttgaTGCAGAACAGCACACAGACTCAATCAATACCAGTGAAAGGTACCTGAATGGCTGCATTTTGCAGAGTCAACACATGGATATTGAGGAAACACAAGAGGGGAGCAGGATCTGTGATTCCAGTGACCCTTCCAATGGCATTCTCGCAAGGTCCCCCTTCATGCAGGCTTTTGACCTAAGAAGGGAGCAAGCCACATGTGACGTCCTGTCTGATGAGGAagcagacaaaaacaacaactaccactgcCCAGGTATAATAAATGTCTTGCTTAAGACATACATGGGCATCTTTCCCTTGTGGAGTGGTGTACTACTCGCTGATCTATCGAGGCACTCTAAAGGATCTATCACAAGAGGAACAGGGTGCAAAACACGGGAAACCAACTGCCATGTCGAACTATGGTTTAGGTTGGTGAAACACAGCATTCTGTGCAAAAGAAAATACCTCAGACCTGCAGAGTTTGTCTCTAAAATGTTTGCCTCAGTGCAGGGGAGGTATGTTGAACATGTGATTCAACAAAGCCTGCCAATTGATGTACTTCAGAGAAACCTTCAAAGCTCTGTTAAGCTGGAAGATGACCCAGAAGAGCAATGGTGTAAGAGGGACACCTCTTCTGGCAGTTCAAAGCGCAAGTCAAAATATTTCAATCCTCCAAAAAACATTCCAAACCCCAAGACCAAGACCAAAAGCAAGAAGATCATAAAAGTGGAGCAGAATCAACGGGTTGAAGATGCACAA TTAAACTTGCTGTGGAAAAAGAGGGGAACAGAGATAATTGTTGCAACCCTGCCATCCCAAGTGAAGGGTCGGAGCCTCTTCATCCACCACACTGATCTACGGTGTCTACGACCCCACCTGTGGTTGACAGGAGAG ATAATTCAGGGATTGCTGCATCTCAGTGCCTTCACGTACAACGTGGTGGACACCATTTACCTAATGGATTATTACACCGCAGGTGTACTTTTATTTGGTGACAGAGCTACTACACGTCGCCACACTTTACCTAAG GTAAACTTCGATAACTTTGACGGAATCCTGTCATTTGTCCACGTGAACAAAAATCACTGGAACATGCTG tacattcatgcaaagtcTGGTACTGTGTACCAAATGGATCCCTCACCAGCATCCTCTGAGCTTGAGGACTCTACCCATGCGGCTCAGAGACTACA GGAATACTTGAAGATTAGAAAACATCAGGGGAAAACTGACTGGGTGGATGTGAAGTGGAAAGGAGGAGTGATGCCCCACCCAGTGCAAATGGATGGTTGCAGCTGTGGTGTCATTGTTGTTGAA ATGGCCAGAGCAGTGATGGAAGCCTTCCCTGAGTTCCCCAAAATGAACTTCTCAACAAAAAGGAGAGCCATGGAAGAGGCGAGGAGAGATATGGCTCTCCAAGTCCTTGAATCATCAG TCTTTGATGAGGAGACTTGTTCGATGTGTGGAGCTGACAAGCCCCCTGGACAAGCACCTCCCGTTACAGACTGG ATCCAGTGTGATAATTGTGACCGGTGGTTCCATAACCTTTGCTTGAACATGGACCAAAATAAGTTAAAGGAACTCAAGAAAAGGCAATGGCTGTGTGTTTTATGCCGATGA